TGTTCGCCACCAGCGGACGCGATTATCATTTCTACATCACCGATGCCGCCGGCGACGGCCGCGTCGTCGAGTTCGACTGTCTCGACGAAAAGCGTCCGCTTGTCGCCACGCCCATGCGCGCCATCACGAATTTTTACGCGCTCTACAAGGACAAAGTGCTGCCCTATCAGAAGAACGGCGTATTCGGACGCGGCCGCGAGCGCTACGACACCATCGAGAAGATCCTTACCGAGCACGAGAACAACGTCACGCCGCAGATCGCCTGGAAAGCCCTCATCGACGCCTCGCAGGCTCCCAAAGAGGGGGACGTGACCAGCAACACGCAGTGGTCCGTCCTTTACAACAACACGCAGTTGACCGCCGAGATCGCGATCCGCCGCGACTGGCAGACCGTACACACCTACAGTCTGAAGACAAACGAACTCCAATAACCTGCCGACGGAGCCTGATATTATTTCTTACTTAAAAAGCCGAACGCAAGAGCGCTGCGGGGAGAGATTCACAAAGCGAGCTGCGCAGCAGTCGAGCTCCTTCTGAGCGACTGAATTCCCCCGCGGCGCCCAGAAAACTATGTTAATACTTTCTATCAAGAATTAGTACGAAGGATTATGAAGGGCTTCTTTATCCGTGCCTGAAAACGAACGCAGGGCGGAGCGAACGGGTATCGTTCGCTCCGCCCTGCGTTTTCGGAAGGTCGGCAGATTCTTCGCAGCGGCGGCGTTCCACGCGGAACACCGCCGCTCGACGTTTCTGTTTTTCCCGGCGCCGCGGCGGACTGATTTCCTCTATCGGCCGAAGAGCGCCGCAATCTGCTTGACGGTGTCGTCGAAAACGACGCTGAAAGGTTCGCCGGCGAAGAGGCGCTGGAAGGGGACTCGGCTTGCGGGGAAGAAGTAGCCCACCGCGGCCACGGCAACGACAACGACAGCCAGCCAGAACCAGAAGCGGCTCTTCCGCGGCGCTGTGTCCTTTTTCGGCGCCACGACCGCGGCGGCTTCGTCAACGCGCACGCGCTTGGGATCGGTCTGCAGAGGCGTCTTCACGACGGGCTTGGGCTGTTCGACGGGACGGGTCGCACCGCAGTAGGGGCAAAAGTGCTGCTCGTCGTTTTCGAACTTCTTTCCGCAGGATGTGCAGTAAATTGCCATTCTCATCTCTCCTTTGAAGTGATGCCGGCCAAACTGGCTTTTAGTTTTTATGATCCGCCCGCGATGCGTCCAGCAAGGACCGGATCAGCGCGTGCATTTCGCAACAGCGGTCGCACTCGTCCAGCTCCTGCCGGGTGCGATAATCGAGCGCGACGGGCGCGTTGAGGCCGAGGTCGGTAAGAAGCCCGGCGGGAGGCAGCTCAATGTGCGCTTTTACCTCGTGATACGCGTCGAGATGGGGCTGACGGCGCGCAATGCCTTCGGCGTGCAGCGGCAACGAAGGACCGTTGAGACGGAAGCGGATCCGCTTCGCCCATGGGTGGCTGGTCGTGATGACCTCCCAGAAATCGAAGTAATGAAGAAAACGCGGCGGTTCGTAACTCTGCTTCTTGCCGTCGATCATGCGCTTCTCCTCGTGGCTGATGTGCTCAACCTCCAGCTCGACGCGCTCGACCTGCGCCAGAGAGACGAGGTCGGGATTGACGGCCAGCAGGTCGTCATCGGCATCTTCGAGCACGACGAAGCGTCCCCCCGCTTCGTCGATCATCAGCCGCCCACCGTTACCGACTTCGCGCGAGCTCGAGAAGCCGCGCAGTTCCTCGAGGTTACGTTCGCGGTCCCGAAGCTGTTCGTCGATCTGCGCCACCGTGCTCTCGCGGCGCTCATCGAACCATGGCGAAAGCTTCTGTGCGCACTTCTTGCACAGATTGCCGTCCGCCAGCCTGCGATTGCCAAGCAGGCCGATCTCGCCGCCGCAGATGGAACAGATCTTTTTCTCGAAAAGTTTGCCGAAGAGTCCCATCCCCATCTCCATCTCCCCTTGTCTTCCAGTTTTGAAAGCTCCGCACATTCGCGCCGCGGACGATCTTTCATAGTCGCATTATACCCTATCCGCCGCCATTCCACATCGCCCGATCGGGTGAAATGCGAAAGATCCGCAAAAGACGCTCGAGATCGAACGCAACAGCAGGAATCAACCACAACTGGTAAATCAGCCCAGCTAAATTCGCGCGTCCGTGAGGGTGCGACACAGCGGCGTTTTGTCGGCCCATTCGTCGTCGTTGCTGCTTCAATTCGCGCGCTCCTCACGGAGCGCGACGCGTTGTAGACCGCCAGCGGCGACAGTCGTTCGCAGTGTTTCAATTCACGCGCTCCTCGCGGAGCGCGACCCTCCGGAATCAGGCACGGCGCAAGCTCGGGCTTGCGTTTCAATTCACGCGCTCCTCGCGGAGCGCGACCTGTCAATAGCCAATAAAAAAGTCACCATAACTGCTCATTGAAAAAGTCACCCCATCACACTCTCATCACAGCAAGACACCTCGAAAGAACTCCCCATCGTGCCGCCATAACAACGTCTACGCGAACGTACATTTATCCCGACATGTGCTATGATATCCCTGCCTTTTGACGACGCCACGCCGCCATGGGTGGTCCGGAGCGGGCTTGTGCGCTTTCACAAGCCCGCTTTTCCGTTTCTTTGCCGATGCCTCATCGGAGTCGACTCGTTTTTGACTTTCAACCTCCTTCATCTCGATCCGTCTGCCCTTGGAAACACCCCAGATCCGCCCGGTCGACGTTTCACGCACCTCAACCGTCGTTTGGGCCATCCCGAGGCAATCGTCCGCCGCCGGAACGTACCGACGACCTCCGTAGGAGATCATGCCGCCGTGATCCGTCCTGCGAGATTCGCGACGCGCAAAGAGAAAATCCAAATCGACTTTTCCTTCCGGCTTCACATAAACGTCCTCTCCCTCAGCCGGATTGACGGCAAACTTCCGATTGTGCCTGGCGATGAGCTTGGGCAAAACCTCGTTGGCCGCCGTGATATCCGAGACGCCAAGCAGCCTCAGCTCCCCGGCAGCCTGTCCTGCATCGTGTTCCAAAGACGTTCGACACGCCCCTTCGCCTCCGGCGTCAAGGCAAAGATCTGCCCGATCCCAAGATCCTTCAGCCCCCGTCCGAAACAACTTAACGGCTCCTCCTTCCCCGCCTCATTCCCTTCATTTTCTTCATTCCTTTCATTCCTTTCATTCCTTTCATTCCCTTTAGTTCTTTCATTCCCTTCGATCCGATCCTCATCATCCTGCGCCCGTGCCTTTGGAGAGCGGAAAATCGTATGCCGGTCGCTGTAAATCGCCATCGGCAGCCCATACCCCTCGATCCCCATCCCCAGCGCGGCGACATAGCCCGCCATACATTCGTTCTCAGTGAAATAGGCGCCAGTCACCATCCCCGTCGCATCGTCAATATAAGCGTGCAGCGTCGCACGCCCGTTCCCCCTGCCAAACCATTCAAACGACGTGGCGTCAGTCTGCCACAACATCCCCGCGGCCACCTT
This sequence is a window from Pyramidobacter sp. YE332. Protein-coding genes within it:
- a CDS encoding carcinine hydrolase/isopenicillin-N N-acyltransferase family protein, with protein sequence MGRNYDFKNNTSAMLVYATLKDGYKSVAFAALDNLMANAPDQSLKAKLSCLAAPFVCLDGVNEKGVSIAVLTLDSPPTRQHTGKPVIATTLAIRLVLDKAASTAEAVKLLEAYDMFATSGRDYHFYITDAAGDGRVVEFDCLDEKRPLVATPMRAITNFYALYKDKVLPYQKNGVFGRGRERYDTIEKILTEHENNVTPQIAWKALIDASQAPKEGDVTSNTQWSVLYNNTQLTAEIAIRRDWQTVHTYSLKTNELQ
- a CDS encoding zinc ribbon domain-containing protein; translated protein: MAIYCTSCGKKFENDEQHFCPYCGATRPVEQPKPVVKTPLQTDPKRVRVDEAAAVVAPKKDTAPRKSRFWFWLAVVVVAVAAVGYFFPASRVPFQRLFAGEPFSVVFDDTVKQIAALFGR
- a CDS encoding DUF4428 domain-containing protein, yielding MGMGLFGKLFEKKICSICGGEIGLLGNRRLADGNLCKKCAQKLSPWFDERRESTVAQIDEQLRDRERNLEELRGFSSSREVGNGGRLMIDEAGGRFVVLEDADDDLLAVNPDLVSLAQVERVELEVEHISHEEKRMIDGKKQSYEPPRFLHYFDFWEVITTSHPWAKRIRFRLNGPSLPLHAEGIARRQPHLDAYHEVKAHIELPPAGLLTDLGLNAPVALDYRTRQELDECDRCCEMHALIRSLLDASRADHKN
- a CDS encoding ISNCY family transposase, yielding MKQERMTLSQKELDRIRIIGALVDGRMTNREAAEKLGLCQRQIIRIKKRFVAQGAAGLVHGNRGRTSRRRIGDEVRESVLKAYEEVYYDFNFSHFAECLNEREGIRISRSSVVRILKDEGIRSKKSVRRRPKLHRSRPRKVAAGMLWQTDATSFEWFGRGNGRATLHAYIDDATGMVTGAYFTENECMAGYVAALGMGIEGYGLPMAIYSDRHTIFRSPKARAQDDEDRIEGNERTKGNERNERNERNEENEGNEAGKEEPLSCFGRGLKDLGIGQIFALTPEAKGRVERLWNTMQDRLPGS